The proteins below are encoded in one region of Antennarius striatus isolate MH-2024 chromosome 7, ASM4005453v1, whole genome shotgun sequence:
- the LOC137599438 gene encoding uncharacterized protein has translation MFSDSSAPAPGEQKGFKSHAPHFIPWLRNSLKPHHSSDLGLNGPYKPSSEVRNNLTHLERAKGIGFFSIQGKDRAKKGELRCNRVGMARMLPVVLRGHHILPGGLGKQRKDSPPRWNQSPELQPERNMQMCLGERLQGLSSSPPSAQDNLTFVRNPSSQLNLPQSQNDCSSTLIRKYGPLAGPPSAPSPDEANLKAPVVVVTDDKRGKVSHYGSSTIYQQKDLHLSNWLNSDTSFSDNKHRNMISKSHRDLTALREPPVEGVNGPLNGVIFSTEVPQEGINHNPTLQGSSKSRPNQNQACVQYSPTNDRGVQKKEAGCTRTVVRNQIKRVVVNLEQVLRALRDIHQEMKEVVQQIDYLTSSIELSEEEQWRTTGGDNTELVSDASSGSDTGSSEATAGNTHQRCVKPGDQAGTTDSSASLRRDHHSRRQSPPHVLLRLSSERTDNIQYTSSLGLSSRQGLSLQYNNNRSSCNPLQLQNVTSHDLTSSPQRSLPGRPPTPGLSPITVNLHHSNSSTSQLHSSRPCSSIKVSPPSTLSPQTQPPPTFSSSVIVRNETGSCDTQQGDHPSAGQLSPSSTQPPSVGRPPTDTESQTLSNDDGERLASSAGSIHRPQQMSTATTAKPPTGQGRRGRKPPPYPHNKTSESTKKVKEPRKAPPYPEKRRLLLTTV, from the exons ATGTTCTCTGACAGCAGCGCTCCAGCACCTGGGGAGCAGAAAGGATTCAAGTCCCATGCCCCTCACTTCATCCCATGGCTGCGTAATAGTTTGAAGCCCCACCACAGCAGTGACCTGGGACTCAATGGACCTTACAAACCCAGTTCGGAAGTCCGCAACAACCTGACCCATCTGGAAAGAGCCAAAGGGATCGGGTTCTTCTCCATTCAGGGAAAGGACCGAGCCAAGAAAGGAGAGCTGCGGTGTAATCGAGTGGGGATGGCAAGAATGTTGCCAGTGGTACTGAGGGGGCATCACATCCTGCCGGGTGGTCTGGGTAAGCAACGGAAGGATAGTCCTCCCCGGTGGAACCAGTCTCCAGAACTGCAACCAGAACGCAACATGCAAATGTGTCTAGGAGAGAGACTGCAGGGTCTGAGCAGCAGCCCACCTTCTGCACAGGACAACCTCACCTTTGTGAGGAACCCCAGCAGCCAGCTGAACCTCCCTCAATCACAGAATGACTGTTCCAGCACCTTAATCAGGAAGTATGGGCCACTAGCAGGGCCTCCTTCTGCTCCTTCTCCTGATGAGGCAAACCTGAAGGCGCCTGTTGTGGTGGTAACGGATGACAAGAGGGGGAAGGTGAGTCACTATGGCAGTAGTACCATTTACCAACAAAAAGACCTCCATTTATCCAACTGGCTGAACTCAGATACCAGCTTCAGTGATAATAAACACAGGAACATGATCTCCAAAAGCCACAGAGACCTTACAGCTCTGAGGGAACCACCTGTGGAGGGTGTCAATGGACCCCTCAATGGGGTCATCTTCTCCACTGAGGTTCCCCAGGAAGGCATCAACCACAACCCAACTCTACAGGGCTCCAGTAAATCTAGACCAAACCAGAACCAGGCGTGCGTCCAGTACAGTCCGACCAATGACAGAGGGGTACAGAAGAAGGAAGCTGGCTGCACCAGGACAGTAGTTCGAAACCAGATTAAACGTGTGGTGGTCAACCTGGAACAGGTTCTCAGAGCCTTGAGGGACATTCACCAGGAAATGAAAGAG GTGGTTCAGCAGATCGACTATCTAACATCATCCATTGAGCTGAGTGAGGAGGAGCAGTGGAGGACAACGGGAGGCGACAATACCGAGCTTGTCAGCGACGCCAGCTCTGGTTCAGATACCGGCTCCAGCGAGGCGACAGCAGGCAACACCCATCAGAGGTGTGTAAAACCTGGAGACCAGGCAGGAACCACAGACTCATCTGCCTCCCTCAGGAGGGATCATCACAGCAGGCGCCAGTCGCCACCACACGTGCTGCTGCGCCTGTCATCAGAGAGAACTGACAATATTCAGTACACATCCAGTCTAGGGTTGTCCTCTAGACAAGGTTTGTCACTGCAATACAACAATAATCGATCTTCGTGTAATCCTCTCCAACTTCAAAATGTCACCTCCCATGACCTTACTTCATCCCCCCAAAGAAGCCTCCCCGGTCGGCCGCCCACCCCTGGACTCTCCCCTATCACGGTTAACCTTCATCACTCCAACAGTTCCACTTCTCAGCTTCACTCCAGTAGGCCTTGCTCTTCAATCAAGGTCTCCCCTCCCTCGACGCTGTCCCCACAAACTCAACCACCCCCCACCTTCAGCTCTTCTGTCATCGTACGGAATGAAACTGGGTCTTGTGACACACAACAAGGCGATCACCCATCTGCTGGGCAGCTctctccatcatccacccaGCCTCCATCTGTTGGCCGCCCACCCACTGACACGGAAAGTCAAACTTTGTCCAACGATGACGGGGAGCGGCTAGCATCGTCAGCGGGGTCCATCCACAGACCGCAGCAGATGTCTACTGCAACCACAGCTAAACCACCAACGGGACAGGGCCGCAGAGGTCGTAAGCCTCCCCCGTACCCCCATAACAAAACCTCTGAATCCACAAAGAAAGTGAAGGAACCCCGCAAAGCTCCTCCGTACCCTGAGAAAAGACGGCTGCTCTTGACCACAGTGTGA
- the mydgf gene encoding myeloid-derived growth factor codes for MANQNKLGTGHTVALLVFVSVAAFVPADASASPTSKSVPFDVKPGGEKHTVTDSLKQYKCSFTYASQGGTNEEWMMSLGLSDDDTMFSCTLWRPQGKSYLFFTQFNVELNGAKIHFANGYSQTAPAGQDVPLKSDEFSIGDSAVTHVEGKFRSQLSKLTVVGVIKHDEL; via the exons ATGGCGAACCAAAACAAGTTGGGCACCGGTCACACGGTGGCTCTGCTCGTGTTTGTGTCGGTAGCGGCTTTTGTCCCAGCTGATGCTTCTGCTTCCCCGACAAGTAAAAGTGTTCCGTTCGACGTCAAACCGGGAGGAGAGAAGCACACGGTCACCGACAGCCTG AAGCAGTATAAATGCTCATTCACCTATGCTTCACAGGGGGGAACCAATGAG GAATGGATGATGAGCCTGGGACTGAGTGATGATGACACGATGTTTTCCTGCACTCTGTGGAG GCCCCAGGGAAAGTCCTACCTGTTTTTCACTCAGTTCAATGTTGAACTGAACGGAGCCAAAATCCATTTCGCCAATGGATAT TCACAGACGGCGCCAGCGGGACAGGACGTGCCTTTGAAATCGGACGAATTTAGCATAGGAGACTCAGCAG TGACCCACGTGGAGGGAAAATTCCGCTCTCAACTTTCCAAACTGACAGTCGTTGGAGTGATAAAACATGATGAGCTGTAA
- the loxl5a gene encoding lysyl oxidase-like 5a isoform X1 encodes METSVHILLFLLDFLLCLGTGQHVRTRVGPWRHRIQWENNGQLHSLLSTGTQYRSPSQTTRRTQLLLTSRDTFPRRRPVGLSTSSTRTRSGLSGDAVGHSPQDDLSRTDASVLGTDAGQYLLAPGRPGTHSQPLHRLAAPGEAVGSRSLQTRSNGSSAAFITIQEFSGSGVPRGGRSGAGDEAGAQLVAASNARSPDFTHGRRGRIGGSASNAWLRATAGSPWVPMAEDSGTVRLIPQQSSPDDAHSSPTQTRSPPETNSSPTALSSNAVEIHLPRPRSDTTRTTDTSDPRDPHSIHHRNSVFYNIYPPDRRNRMDVPPPPGPGYGTRLFHNGLPDLVPDPYYIQAASYIQRVQMYALRCAAEENCLSRSAYRLHASDLDFRVLLRFPQRVKNQGTADFLPLKPRHEWEWHSCHQHYHSMEAFSNYDLLDVSTGQKVAEGHKASFCLEDTSCDPGTRRRFACTVHTQGLSPGCYDTYHANIDCQWIDITDVPPGNYILKVTVNPSQLVQESDFSNNQVLCDIRYTGSYVQARNCRIAVS; translated from the exons ATGGAGACATCTGTGCACATCTTACTGTTCCTTCTAGATTTCCTGCTGTGCTTGGGGACCGGTCAGCATGTGCGTACCCGTGTGGGTCCGTGGAGACACCGCATCCAGTGGGAGAATAACGGCCAGCTGCACAGTTTGTTGAGCACAGGGACTCAGTATCGCTCTCCTTCGCAAACCACAAGACGCACCCAGCTCCTGCTGACATCTAGAGACACGTTTCCCCGGCGGCGCCCTGTTGGGTTGAgtacctcctccaccagaaCCAGATCTGGACTGTCCGGGGACGCAGTCGGACACTCTCCACAAGATGACCTCAGTCGAACAGACGCGTCAGTTCTTGGTACTGATGCAGGTCAGTATCTACTCGCACCTGGTCGACCCGGGACGCACAGCCAGCCCCTACATCGCCTCGCAGCCCCCGGAGAGGCTGTGGGATCCCGTTCGCTACAGACGCGGTCTAATGGCAGCTCTGCTGCCTTCATCACCATCCAGGAGTTCTCCGGTAGTGGGGTCCCAAGAGGAGGTCGCAGCGGGGCTGGAGATGAGGCTGGCGCACAACTGGTCGCTGCGTCCAATGCAAGATCACCGGATTTTACGCACGGCCGTAGGGGAAGAATTGGTGGCTCAGCATCAAATGCCTGGTTACGCGCCACAGCCGGATCACCGTGGGTCCCCATGGCTGAGGACAGTGGCACCGTGCGTCTCATCCCACAGCAGTCCAGTCCAGATGATGCTCACAGTTCACCAACACAGACCAGAAGCCCACCGGAGACCAACAGTTCTCCCACTGCTCTCTCCAGTAATGCAGTGGAAATACACCTTCCCCGACCAAGGAGCGACACAACACGGACTACAGACACGAGTGATCCACGGGATCCGCACAGTATTCATCACAGGAACTCGGTTTTCTATAACATTTATCCACCAGACCGTAGAAACAGGATGGATGTGCCGCCTCCACCCGGACCGGGCTATGGCACCAGGCTGTTCCACAACG GTCTCCCAGACCTGGTTCCTGATCCATACTACATCCAGGCTGCCTCATACATCCAGAGGGTGCAGATGTACGCACTTCGCTGTGCGGCTGAAGAGAACTGCCTGTCCAG GTCTGCGTATCGTCTGCATGCGAGCGACCTGGACTTCAGAGTCCTCCTGCGGTTCCCGCAGCGAGTGAAGAATCAAGGAACGGCAGACTTCCTCCCACTGAAGCCCAGACATGAATGGGAATGGCACAGCTGTCATCA ACATTACCACAGCATGGAGGCCTTCAGCAACTACGACCTGCTGGACGTCTCCACTGGACAGAAAGTGGCGGAGGGACACAAGGCCAGTTTCTGTCTGGAGGACACGTCATGTGACCCCGGAACACGGCGACGCTTTGCCTgcactgttcacacacag GGGCTCAGTCCTGGCTGCTACGATACGTATCACGCTAACATTGATTGCCAGTGGATCGACATCACCGATGTACCACCTGGAAACTACATACTCAAG GTGACAGTGAACCCCTCTCAGCTGGTTCAGGAGTCAGACTTCTCCAACAACCAGGTGCTATGTGACATCAGGTACACAGGGAGCTACGTCCAGGCCAGGAACTGCAGGATCGCTGT AAGCTGA
- the loxl5a gene encoding lysyl oxidase-like 5a isoform X2: METSVHILLFLLDFLLCLGTGQHVRTRVGPWRHRIQWENNGQLHSLLSTGTQYRSPSQTTRRTQLLLTSRDTFPRRRPVGLSTSSTRTRSGLSGDAVGHSPQDDLSRTDASVLGTDAGQYLLAPGRPGTHSQPLHRLAAPGEAVGSRSLQTRSNGSSAAFITIQEFSGSGVPRGGRSGAGDEAGAQLVAASNARSPDFTHGRRGRIGGSASNAWLRATAGSPWVPMAEDSGTVRLIPQQSSPDDAHSSPTQTRSPPETNSSPTALSSNAVEIHLPRPRSDTTRTTDTSDPRDPHSIHHRNSVFYNIYPPDRRNRMDVPPPPGPGYGTRLFHNGLPDLVPDPYYIQAASYIQRVQMYALRCAAEENCLSRSAYRLHASDLDFRVLLRFPQRVKNQGTADFLPLKPRHEWEWHSCHQHYHSMEAFSNYDLLDVSTGQKVAEGHKASFCLEDTSCDPGTRRRFACTVHTQGLSPGCYDTYHANIDCQWIDITDVPPGNYILKVTVNPSQLVQESDFSNNQVLCDIRYTGSYVQARNCRIAV, from the exons ATGGAGACATCTGTGCACATCTTACTGTTCCTTCTAGATTTCCTGCTGTGCTTGGGGACCGGTCAGCATGTGCGTACCCGTGTGGGTCCGTGGAGACACCGCATCCAGTGGGAGAATAACGGCCAGCTGCACAGTTTGTTGAGCACAGGGACTCAGTATCGCTCTCCTTCGCAAACCACAAGACGCACCCAGCTCCTGCTGACATCTAGAGACACGTTTCCCCGGCGGCGCCCTGTTGGGTTGAgtacctcctccaccagaaCCAGATCTGGACTGTCCGGGGACGCAGTCGGACACTCTCCACAAGATGACCTCAGTCGAACAGACGCGTCAGTTCTTGGTACTGATGCAGGTCAGTATCTACTCGCACCTGGTCGACCCGGGACGCACAGCCAGCCCCTACATCGCCTCGCAGCCCCCGGAGAGGCTGTGGGATCCCGTTCGCTACAGACGCGGTCTAATGGCAGCTCTGCTGCCTTCATCACCATCCAGGAGTTCTCCGGTAGTGGGGTCCCAAGAGGAGGTCGCAGCGGGGCTGGAGATGAGGCTGGCGCACAACTGGTCGCTGCGTCCAATGCAAGATCACCGGATTTTACGCACGGCCGTAGGGGAAGAATTGGTGGCTCAGCATCAAATGCCTGGTTACGCGCCACAGCCGGATCACCGTGGGTCCCCATGGCTGAGGACAGTGGCACCGTGCGTCTCATCCCACAGCAGTCCAGTCCAGATGATGCTCACAGTTCACCAACACAGACCAGAAGCCCACCGGAGACCAACAGTTCTCCCACTGCTCTCTCCAGTAATGCAGTGGAAATACACCTTCCCCGACCAAGGAGCGACACAACACGGACTACAGACACGAGTGATCCACGGGATCCGCACAGTATTCATCACAGGAACTCGGTTTTCTATAACATTTATCCACCAGACCGTAGAAACAGGATGGATGTGCCGCCTCCACCCGGACCGGGCTATGGCACCAGGCTGTTCCACAACG GTCTCCCAGACCTGGTTCCTGATCCATACTACATCCAGGCTGCCTCATACATCCAGAGGGTGCAGATGTACGCACTTCGCTGTGCGGCTGAAGAGAACTGCCTGTCCAG GTCTGCGTATCGTCTGCATGCGAGCGACCTGGACTTCAGAGTCCTCCTGCGGTTCCCGCAGCGAGTGAAGAATCAAGGAACGGCAGACTTCCTCCCACTGAAGCCCAGACATGAATGGGAATGGCACAGCTGTCATCA ACATTACCACAGCATGGAGGCCTTCAGCAACTACGACCTGCTGGACGTCTCCACTGGACAGAAAGTGGCGGAGGGACACAAGGCCAGTTTCTGTCTGGAGGACACGTCATGTGACCCCGGAACACGGCGACGCTTTGCCTgcactgttcacacacag GGGCTCAGTCCTGGCTGCTACGATACGTATCACGCTAACATTGATTGCCAGTGGATCGACATCACCGATGTACCACCTGGAAACTACATACTCAAG GTGACAGTGAACCCCTCTCAGCTGGTTCAGGAGTCAGACTTCTCCAACAACCAGGTGCTATGTGACATCAGGTACACAGGGAGCTACGTCCAGGCCAGGAACTGCAGGATCGCTGT CTGA